A stretch of the Drosophila sulfurigaster albostrigata strain 15112-1811.04 chromosome 2L, ASM2355843v2, whole genome shotgun sequence genome encodes the following:
- the LOC133834908 gene encoding uncharacterized protein LOC133834908, translating into MKMDMDNLNDDCVCIIMEYLSLVDQIAMARCSLRYEELLCQIVWRKPRFREISVSYTMFAPLSKDDYMYFFELMSSQMEKLYIWNVHEKAFDSYLGRHLMRPELAFYLRLDMSNLLQLCITDGNMNNSMVQTITKSCPNLRSLSVSSAYITGKFLVGLHKLKTLVARECSIEATHLEELLAQLQLTTLDLTSNKNQVEETILQAPASSLARLQRLGISDAQDCGFSVAEVLPELRELVVSYHDMEAQVLSDMLEKTRQLAALSDTKFPKRLQKIMCNVVDVEVALEQITGLETRSPREAPKFCEVLKIIYQCK; encoded by the coding sequence ATGAAAATGGACATGGACAACCTCAATGATGACTGCGTGTGCATAATAATGGAATACCTATCTCTGGTGGATCAAATAGCAATGGCACGATGTTCGCTGCGCTACGAGGAGCTTCTGTGTCAAATTGTATGGCGAAAGCCCCGATTTCGGGAAATTTCTGTATCATACACAATGTTCGCGCCGCTTAGCAAGGATGATTACATGTACTTCTTTGAACTGATGAGTTCGCAGATGGAGAAGCTATACATATGGAATGTGCACGAGAAGGCCTTCGATTCGTATCTGGGGAGACATCTCATGCGACCCGAACTTGCCTTCTATCTGCGCCTGGATATGAGCAATCTACTGCAACTGTGCATCACCGATGGCAATATGAACAACAGCATGGTACAGACTATCACTAAGAGTTGTCCCAATTTGCGGAGCTTGAGCGTATCCAGCGCCTACATTACAGGAAAGTTTTTGGTTGGACTGCACAAACTAAAAACACTTGTGGCTCGCGAGTGCTCCATTGAAGCCACACACCTCGAGGAGTTACTGGCCCAGCTGCAACTCACAACTCTGGATCTAACCTCGAACAAAAACCAAGTGGAGGAGACAATTCTACAGGCGCCAGCTTCTAGTCTGGCCCGTCTACAACGCTTAGGCATTTCGGATGCGCAGGATTGCGGCTTCAGCGTGGCGGAGGTGCTGCCCGAACTAAGGGAATTGGTGGTGAGCTATCACGATATGGAAGCGCAAGTGCTGAGTGATATGCTGGAAAAGACACGACAACTAGCAGCGTTATCAGATACGAAGTTTCCGAAGCGGCTGCAAAAGATAATGTGCAATGTCGTCGACGTTGAAGTTGCCCTAGAGCAGATAACTGGCTTGGAAACACGCAGTCCCCGAGAGGCGCCAAAATTCTGTGAAGTACTAAAGATTATCTACCAGTGTAAATAA
- the LOC133834905 gene encoding equilibrative nucleoside transporter 1, with protein MGDRKGEESPFISSKKPVTLNPSWESQMQPDPNINGKGSASMMSKIGASLQQPPVDKYKIVFFIFMLHGLGTLMPWNMFITAKSYFEEFKLNNTIKTETNYQGNFMQNMGFASQIPNVLFNWINIFINLGGDLTSRIVYTILLEIVILIVTVVLAMLDSYEWPGIFFWATMCTIVLINMCNGIYQSTIYGLVASLPPKYTGAVVVGSNISGCFCTIMSILCSEFFESQRTSAIYYFVTAILVLLLCFDTYFALPLNKFFRHYEMLSKKNDKSSSASKTPLKVPYWQIFKKASPQLFNIFFTFFVTLAVFPAVHSDIKRSDDFILGEKYFTLVTCFLTFNVFAMLGSLVTSWIQWPKPKFLVVPVVLRVAFIPLMILCNYKPKGYVRTLPVLISSEWVYWIIAIIMSFSSGYLSSLGMMYAPQTVNTKYQITAGMFAAAFLVSGIFAGVMFSYLCPLFLTL; from the exons ATGGGCGATAGAAAAGGAGAAGAGTCGCCATTTATATCATCAAAAAAGCCAGTGACATTAAATCCATCATGGGAGTCACAAATGCAACCCGATCCCAATATCAATGGCAAAGGCTCCGCTTCAATGATGTCGAAAATAGGCGCATCGCTACAGCAGCCGCCAgttgataaatataaaattgtatttttcatatttatgctGCATGGACTGGGCACCCTGATGCCATGGAACATGTTTATTACCGCCAAATCATACTTTGAGGAGTTCAAACTTAACAATACAATTAAAACGGAAACCAATTATCAAGGCAACTTTATGCAGAACATGGGATTCGCTTCACAAATCCCCAACGTTCTCTTCAATTGGATCAATATCTTCATCAATTTAGGTGGCGATTTGACAAGTCGCATTGTCTATACCATATTATTGGAGATAGTTATTCTCATTGTTACTGTAGTGCTCGCTATGCTGGATTCCTATGAG TGGCCTGGCATATTCTTTTGGGCTACCATGTGCACAATAGTTTTAATAAACATG TGCAATGGCATCTATCAAAGCACAATCTACGGGCTCGTTGCGTCGTTACCTCCCAAATATactggtgctgttgttgtgggcTCGAATATTAGTGGATGCTTTTGTACCATCATGTCAATCTTGTGCAGCGAATTCTTTGAGTCGCAGCGAACCTCGGCTATCTACTATTTTGTGACTGCTATTCTGGTTTTACTATTGTGCTTCGACACATACTTCGCTTTGCCATTGAACAAGTTCTTTAGACACTACGAGATGTTGAGCAAAAAGAACGATAAGAGTTCATCGGCATCGAAAACACCACTGAAAGTGCCTTATTGGCAGATCTTTAAGAAGGCTTCACCTCAGCTTTTCAATATATTCTTTACATTCTTTGTCACACTTGCCGTATTCCCCGCTGTCCATTCGGATATCAAGCGATCGGACGATTTCATTCTTGGAGAAAAGTATTTTACCCTCGTCACATGCTTCTTGACATTTAATGTGTTCGCGATGCTGGGCAGCTTGGTCACATCGTGGATTCAGTGGCCAAAACCTAAATTCCTAGTTGTACCCGTAGTTTTACGAGTTGCATTTATACCTTTAATGATCTTGTGCAACTATAAACCGAAAGGGTACGTAAGAACTCTGCCTGTGCTCATTTCGAGCGAGTGGGTGTATTGGATCATTGCCATTATAATGTCATTCAGCTCTGGCTATTTAAGTTCCTTGGGCATGATGTACGCCCCGCAGACTGTTAATACTAAATATCAGATAACCGCCGGAATGTTTGCTGCCGCCTTCCTAGTTAGTGGTATTTTTGCAGGGGTAATGTTCTCATATTTGTGCCCCCTCTTTTTGACTTTATGA
- the LOC133834906 gene encoding tRNA (adenine(58)-N(1))-methyltransferase non-catalytic subunit TRM6, producing MPSKPNIPSIQLGDYIVIQRQKYTKLQKFGSLDATATLGKEHLELKSLLDQPYGSTFKMCVKESKAGKRGAQRQHTLELVSENELRSIRDVLNISSSGADNRDISDNGEAQALKSEDIEQLREECRESSKIIEKLVENSKTFHTRTEYSQDKYLLKKEKKYFEFVQIRQPSIRLMTDIFHRQDAEKIMGIRVDTLSQIISYSGVCGFGSYLLYESGTNGLLPAAMLNSIGAATDATLVHMHPGNVPQKQALLALKLPLEQQQRCISVNLYSVLREFYQGDRKLDVSIATEAADATQTDENSVTTSEEQTDAVEPTTKKPKLDESPNLNNRSGPLRWQVENKRASALMHEKFDNLVMAAKEHPSNIVEALLPLVKPSRPIVIFSTCKELLQETYMELKASGKVTNLHVTSNWLRTYQILPNRTHPEVNMSGNSGYLLTGYTLS from the exons ATGCCCAGCAAACCCAACATACCGAGTATACAATTGGGCGATTATATTGTTATACAACGCCAAAAGTACACAAAACTGCAGAAATTTGGCAGTCTTGATGCGACGGCCACCTTGGGCAAGGAGCACCTGGAGCTGAAGTCGCTGCTCGATCAGCCATATGGCTCTACATTTAAGATGTGTGTTAAGGAGTCGAAGGCGGGAAAACGGGGGGCACAGCGACAGCATACCCTTGAACTGGTTAGCGAGAATGAGCTACGAAGCATTCGCGATGTGCTAAATATTTCCAGCAGCGGGGCTGATAATCGCGACATTAGCGACAATGGAGAAGCCCAAGCACTAAAATCCGAG GATATCGAGCAACTGCGTGAAGAGTGCAGAGAGTCCAGTAAGATCATTGAGAAGCTGGTGGAGAACTCAAAAACATTTCACACGCGCACCGAATACTCGCAGGACAAATACCTCTTGAAAAAGGAGAAGAAATACTTTGAGTTTGTGCAAATCCGGCAGCCAAGCATACGGCTAATGACCGATATATTCCACAGACAGGATGCCGAAAAGATTATGGGCATCCGAGTGGACACGCTCTCCCAAATCATCTCGTATTCCGGCGTATGTGGCTTTGGCAGTTATCTACTATACGAGAGCGGTACTAATggcttgctgcctgctgccatGCTGAACTCCATAGGCGCGGCTACAGATGCCACATTGGTGCACATGCATCCGGGGAATGTGCCACAAAAGCAAGCATTGCTGGCATTGAAACTTCCCctggagcaacagcaacgctgCATCTCCGTTAATTTGTATTCTGTACTGCGAGAATTCTACCAGGGTGATAGAAAACTAGACGTCTCAATTGCTACTGAGGCAGCAGATGCCACGCAAACAGACGAAAACAGTGTAACAACATCTGAGGAACAGACTGACGCAGTTGAGCCCACGACGAAGAAGCCCAAATTGGATGAATCCCCCAACT TAAACAACAGATCAGGGCCACTTCGTTGGCAAGTGGAGAACAAACGTGCCTCTGCGCTAATGCACGAGAAATTCGATAACCTCGTCATGGCTGCCAAGGAACACCCATCAAATATTGTTGAAGCATTGTTGCCTCTTGTAAAACCATCACGACCCATCGTCATATTTAGCACTTGCAAGGAACTGCTGCAGGAGACATATATGGAACTAAAGGCGTCTGGCAAGGTGACCAATCTGCATGTGACTTCAAATTGGCTGCGAACCTATCAAATACTTCCAAATCGCACGCATCCCGAAGTCAACATGAGTGGCAACAGCGGCTATCTCTTGACTGGCTACACTCTGAGCTAA
- the LOC133834911 gene encoding cytochrome c oxidase subunit 5B, mitochondrial: MSSFISRLLKSSLPTKRLVSQLTQRGEHKLGALMRQLGLQKLLGAFGAKAVLAQRGIGTTPVAKKQLTDDMELATGIFKRELQLRQAGCSDPWAMAKPMKRGAGRENDPTVVPSVFDGRMVGCLCHDDRAPKWMWLEKGAPKRCECGHYYVLKKAEPI, translated from the exons ATGTCATCGTTTATTTCTCGTCTGCTCAAGTCCTCGCTGCCTACGAAACGTCTTGTTTCGCAGTTGACTCAGCGTGGAGAGCATAAACTTGGTGCCTTGATGCGACAACTTGGGTTGCAGAAGCTGCTTGGAGCATTTGGGGCCAAAGCTGTTTTGGCTCAACGCGGCATAGGCACAACTCCGGTGGCAAAGAAAC AGTTGACGGATGACATGGAGCTGGCCACGGGCATATTCAAGCGAGAGCTGCAGTTGCGTCAAGCGGGCTGCAGTGATCCTTGGGCCATGGCTAAGCCAATGAAGCGCGGCGCAGGCAGAGAGAATGACCCGACAGTGGTTCCATCGGTTTTCGATGGTCGCATGGTTGGTTGTCTGTGCCATGATGATCGTGCGCCCAAATGGATGTGGCTGGAGAAGGGTGCACCTAAGCGTTGCGAGTGCGGCCACTACTACGTGCTCAAGAAAGCCGAACCTATTTGA
- the LOC133834912 gene encoding cytochrome c oxidase subunit 5B, mitochondrial produces the protein MASMCGRMALRAAARQNVTYHSVRTCKMMNDPLEHATGIEKRELLLKAAGNDNPFDMKVFKRGAGTKENPNLIPSAFDARIVGCICEEDQTYVQWMWLQKGNQKRCECGHWFKLVEKAAV, from the exons ATGGCTTCTATGTGTGGACGCATGGCACTGCGTGCTGCTGCTCGCCAAAATGTGACATACCACTCCGTGCGCACTTGCAAAA TGATGAACGATCCCTTGGAGCATGCTACAGGTATCGAGAAGCGTGAATTGCTGCTCAAAGCCGCCGGCAATGATAATCCCTTCGACATGAAGGTCTTCAAGCGCGGTGCTGGCACCAAGGAGAACCCCAACTTGATTCCATCGGCCTTCGATGCCCGCATTGTGGGTTGCATCT GCGAGGAGGATCAGACCTACGTGCAATGGATGTGGTTGCAAAAGGGCAACCAGAAACGTTGCGAGTGCGGACACTGGTTCAAACTGGTCGAGAAGGCAGCTGTTTAA
- the LOC133834907 gene encoding interferon-related developmental regulator 2, translating into MPRRNKKAPGKGRTNDSNSEDESFDNVSVYSHVSEAASSEAAEELANERFEEKFEKALEQATEKSAQTRVQALQSICELLMHRYMPDFVEDRKMTLMDFVEKSVRRGKGQEQVWGARLAPLLVLQLGGEEGMSKAMNSFLLNTVQDKSVSFDARAKCCTALGLLNFLDCEDVGELVQLMQFFETIFAGSYLRGDDKTPISVTAEAGTLHAEALSSWGLLLTLIPSGDFVSLMTTGQHKFPSIKRFLGLLESPHLDVRMAAGETIALILESGRAHDENFLEEDISELCDAVKQLATDSAKYRAKRDRKTQRATFRDVLRYLEEDISPEINIRFGNDSLTLDAWSIHHQYSALCTAMGPGMTSQLQENEFIRDIFQLGPRPTNTGINGNGKTKQSKLERHLVNSAAFKARSITRGKNRDKRSAVFT; encoded by the exons ATGCCGCGTCGTAATAAGAAAGCACCAGGCAAAG GTCGCACCAACGACTCGAACTCTGAGGACGAGTCCTTTGATAATGTTAGCGTTTATTCGCATGTCTCGGAGGCAGCCTCATCGGAGGCAGCCGAGGAGCTGGCCAACGAGCGCTTTGAGGAGAAATTCGAAAAGGCCTTAGAACAGGCAACCGAGAAGTCGGCCCAGACTCGCGTCCAGGCACTCCAGTCGATCTGCGAGTTGCTGATGCATCGCTATATGCCCGACTTTGTTGAGGACCGTAAAATGACGCTGATGGACTTTGTGGAGAAGAGCGTGCGTCGTGGCAAAGGACAGGAGCAAGTGTGGGGCGCACGTCTGGCCCCGTTGCTGGTGTTGCAACTAGGCGGCGAAGAGGGCATGTCAAAGGCCATGAACAGCTTTCTATTGAACACTGTGCAAGACAAATCTGTAAGTTTCGATGCACGCGCCAAGTGCTGCACCGCATTGGGATTGCTGAATTTTCTGGACTGCGAGGATGTTGGTGAACTGGTGCAGTTGATGCAGTTCTTCGAGACCATCTTTGCCGGCAGCTATTTGCGTGGAGATGACAAGACACCCATCTCGGTTACTGCCGAGGCTGGTACTCTGCATGCCGAGGCGTTGTCCTCCTGGGGATTGCTTTTGACCCTCATTCCCTCTGGGGACTTTGTGTCCCTGATGACCACTGGCCAACACAAGTTTCC ATCTATCAAACGCTTCTTGGGACTGTTGGAGTCGCCACACTTGGATGTACGCATGGCAGCCGGAGAAACAATTGCTCTTATTTTGGAATCGGGACGTGCACATGATGAGAACTTCCTGGAGGAGGACATCAGTGAGCTTTGCGATGCCGTTAAGCAGTTGGCCACCGATTCGGCTAAATATCGTGCCAAACGTGATCGCAAAACTCAGCGTGCCACGTTCCGTGATGTTCTGCGCTATTTGGAG GAGGACATTTCACCGGAGATCAATATACGTTTTGGAAATGATTCTCTTACCCTGGACGCCTGGTCCATACATCATCAATATTCGGCTTTGTGCACTGCCATGGGTCCTGGAATGACCTCCCAACTGCAGGAAAATGAATTCATTCGCGACATTTTCCAGTTGGGTCCGCGTCCAACCAACACTGGCATCAATGGAAACGGTAAGACCAAGCAGTCAAAATTGGAGCGG CATTTGGTGAATTCAGCAGCCTTTAAGGCACGCTCTATTACCCGTGGGAAGAACCGTGATAAGCGATCAGCTGTTTTCACATAA
- the LOC133834909 gene encoding uncharacterized protein LOC133834909: MMLSTYMHDYVPPNAKRYEFMTHLKGQDGFGGAKLIECQCVEEDIIKPPKDAVNSCAGVEWTGIAPMGRLVDPRLIPTELAQDQVDKMALAPESDCFKMQPNRFLKILRNVYPDLYERLKLMPKEELGRRLETNRMFTTYQIDYCDVNEYPEGIYESMQPTDKASKMKSDKLLTNAAPCSEFRSDVMRQMERENTTGYEQQADECEQAYKPFKTSFSDSSQFVNSGNNSHWKAASSTFRKVPNFTEYMDSISRNGCIIMRNKLHDHSKCLANHCRHEVRFNCTDMKP; the protein is encoded by the coding sequence ATGATGCTCTCCACGTACATGCACGATTATGTGCCGCCAAACGCGAAGAGATACGAGTTTATGACCCACCTTAAGGGTCAGGATGGCTTCGGTGGTGCCAAACTAATCGAGTGTCAATGCGTTGAAGAGGACATTATAAAACCCCCGAAAGACGCTGTCAACAGCTGTGCTGGCGTTGAATGGACAGGCATTGCACCGATGGGTCGCTTGGTGGATCCGCGTCTTATACCGACAGAACTAGCACAGGATCAAGTGGACAAAATGGCACTTGCTCCCGAATCGGACTGCTTCAAGATGCAGCCCAATCGCTTCCTCAAAATCTTGCGTAACGTTTACCCCGATCTATACGAGCGCCTGAAACTGATGCCAAAGGAGGAGCTCGGTCGTCGATTGGAAACGAATCGCATGTTTACCACCTATCAGATCGATTACTGCGACGTCAACGAGTATCCCGAAGGTATTTACGAAAGCATGCAGCCAACTGACAAGGCATCCAAAATGAAATCGGACAAGCTATTGACGAATGCAGCTCCCTGCTCTGAGTTCCGTTCAGATGTGATGCGACAAATGGAACGCGAGAATACTACAGGCTacgagcagcaagcagatgagtGTGAACAAGCCTATAAGCCGTTCAAGACTTCGTTCTCAGACTCGTCGCAATTCGTAAACTCGGGCAACAACTCGCACTGGAAGGCAGCGTCAAGCACGTTCCGCAAAGTTCCCAACTTCACCGAGTACATGGACTCCATCAGTCGCAATGGCTGCATCATTATGCGCAATAAACTTCACGATCATTCCAAGTGTCTGGCGAATCACTGTCGTCATGAGGTTCGATTCAACTGCACTGACATGAAGCCTTGA
- the LOC133839054 gene encoding uncharacterized protein LOC133839054: protein MLPSFRTLMRCSKRVLQSPLDAVKMRSSGHSKAPSGGVYGPFTPDSDISCSGRGDCVNNTCVCDIRYSGDECDFVNLPYYAGISTVFYVVALVSVIQLLICIVAEYQRLKQPSILRACRITTQKLLYFMVFVAASLRGAYFTTPLDLQPQWAVTLMSAYYPLLMTCASLIVCMWAEIFHLRDIRWEKSQFLSKSFLGFVAFNFFLYSLFGIEVFSSLINSERRDYAHIFNGCYAVLLLIVVIFFLIYGVEVFFKLRGGFVYDQTGKILGPSEAIVNASQLHQSRFGLLSQAIMLIVIVGFLTSETLGDFWKAKVPVNSRNWHDIIFRIAEIGVALWFPCCLWNCMAPEQLWILNPRKLLSRQIDPTIPTLDADSNKLSPEEGQTFLTKKDCWICYDSDKPEPLIQPCRCTGDVSSVHHECLKRWLVESCGSNNDAQLSCKVCAHPYEIEKSKKLEWDKGFTIQHWMKTVILITLICVTGATAWAIIQMYVDPLVRVLTVGVAVLIGYVCCKCLGENTVLAYQRAKVSSINIVTSSEMEKLHTICEDVSASTSAAAAARAAS, encoded by the exons atGCTACCCAGTTTTCGCACCTTAATGCGTTGCTCGAAGCGAGTTCTGCAGTCGCCGTTGGACGCGGTCAAGATGCGCAGCTCTGGACACAGCAAGGCGCCTAGCGGCGGCGTTTATGGACCCTTTACACCCGACAGTGATATCAGCTGCTCCGGTCGCGGCGACTGCGTCAACAACACTTGCGTCTGTGACATTCGATATTCGGGCGATGAGTGCGACTTCGTCAACTTGCCCTACTATGCTGGCATCTCGACCGTATTCTATGTCGTGGCTCTCGTCTCGGTCATTCAGCTGCTCATCTGCATTGTGGCCGAGTACCAACGACTCAAGCAGCCATCGATCCTTCGCGCCTGCCGCATCACTACACAGAAGCTGCTCTACTTCATGGTATTTGTAGCGGCCTCGTTGCGAGGCGCCTACTTCACCACTCCG TTGGACTTACAGCCCCAATGGGCCGTCACTCTGATGTCTGCCTACTATCCGCTGCTCATGACCTGCGCCTCTCTCATCGTCTGCATGTGGGCCGAG ATCTTTCACCTGCGCGACATACGTTGGGAGAAATCGCAGTTCCTTTCGAAGAGCTTCCTAGGCTTTGTGGCATTCAACTTTTTCCTCTACAGTCTGTTTGGCATCGAGGTATTTAGTTCGCTTATTAACTCTGAGCGTCGCGACTATGCACACATCTTCAACGGCTGCTATGCTGTCTTGCTGCTCATTGTCGTCATCTTCTTTCTGATCTATGGCGTGGAGGTGTTCTTCAAGCTTCGCGGCGGATTCGTCTACGATCAGACGGGCAAAATCCTGGGACCCAGTGAGGCAATCGTGAATGCCTCGCAGCTTCATCAGTCGCGCTTTGGTCTTCTCAGCCAGGCCATTATGCTCATTGTGATTGTTGGTTTCCTGACATCAGAGACGCTTGGTGACTTCTGGAAGGCCAA AGTTCCCGTGAATTCACGAAACTGGCACGATATCATCTTCCGGATTGCGGAAATAGGCGTCGCCCTCTGGTTTCCCTGCTGCCTGTGGAATTGCATGGCGCCGGAACAACTTTGGATACTGAATCCACGAAAACTGCTTTCGCGTCAAATCGATCCAACAATACCCACCCTTGATGCCGATAGCAACAAATTATCACCCGAAGAGGGGCAGACATTCTTGACCAAAAAGGATTGCTGGATATGCTATGACAGCGATAAGCCCGAGCCGCTCATACAGCCATGTCGCTGCACTGGCGATGTCAGTTCAGTGCATCACGAGTGCCTTAAACGCTGGCTGGTCGAGAGCTGCGGCAGTAACAACGATGCCCAGCTCTCCTGCAAGGTCTGTGCACATCCCtacgaaattgaaaaatccaaAAA ACTCGAGTGGGATAAAGGATTCACCATTCAGCACTGGATGAAGACGGTCATACTGATAACGTTAATCTGCGTAACAGGCGCTACAGCCTGGGCAATCATTCAAATGTACGTGGATCCCTTGGTACGCGTTCTCACCGTTGGCGTTGCCGTGCTCATCGGTTACGTGTGCTGCAAGTGTCTCGGCGAGAATACCGTGTTGGCCTATCAGCGAGCTAAGGTCAGCTCGATTAACATCGTAACCAGTTCAGAGATGGAAAAACTTCACACCATTTGCGAGGATGTCAGTGCCAGCAcctcagcggcagcagcagcacgtgCTGCATCCTAA